In Holophagales bacterium, one DNA window encodes the following:
- a CDS encoding DUF2721 domain-containing protein: protein MPDSNATIALSLLSAMITPALLISACGTLIFSTSSRLARIVDRVRMLARQVEELCARPEEDPVREQMVEIERQLATSAERTRLVQGSLTSFYVALGLFVATTVSIGATRLIGMAEWLPAALGVTGTLVLFWGSVLLIRETRLALGSVRREMEVVLERSRRGC from the coding sequence ATGCCCGACTCGAACGCGACGATCGCTCTTTCTCTGTTGTCGGCGATGATCACGCCGGCTTTGCTCATCTCGGCTTGTGGGACGCTGATCTTCTCGACGTCGTCGCGCCTGGCGCGGATCGTCGACCGGGTGCGGATGCTGGCGCGGCAGGTCGAGGAGCTCTGTGCGCGGCCGGAGGAGGATCCGGTGCGCGAGCAGATGGTCGAGATCGAGCGCCAGCTCGCCACCTCGGCCGAGCGGACGCGTCTCGTCCAGGGCTCGTTGACCAGCTTCTACGTCGCGCTCGGTCTCTTCGTGGCGACGACGGTGAGCATCGGGGCGACCCGCCTCATCGGCATGGCCGAGTGGCTGCCGGCGGCGCTCGGCGTCACCGGGACACTGGTGCTCTTCTGGGGGAGCGTGCTGCTCATCCGCGAGACACGCCTCGCCCTCGGCTCGGTGCGCCGCGAGATGGAGGTCGTCCTCGAACGCTCACGGCGCGGGTGCTGA
- a CDS encoding arginine--tRNA ligase encodes MLRLWKRSLASSLADRIRERTDADHLPVVEVPPRRALGDLALPAALHLAKALKRPPRQLAGELAEGWQLPDGVRELRVEGAGYLNVFLQRSRFAASLLDAPVVGEVAPPEAGKVVVEHTNINPNKAAHIGHLRNAVLGDLLARSLRALGHDVEVQNYIDDTGVQLADVVVGFMDVQPTSLADVKAIDEPFDYVCWDLYARVGKWYAEDPTRDRLRRETLHALELGEGERAQMGRLIARRIVRRHLTTMARLGIGYDLLTHESDILSLHFFDTAFELLKASGAVRLEADGKNAGCWVMPLADSEEFAGLEDPDKVIVRSDGTVTYVGKDIAYQLWKFGLLGRDFAYRYWMDEGVWETATEGAENHPRFGGAARVINVIDARQSYLQKIVRAGLESLGHREAAASSVHFAYEMVSLSAATARALGYVADGEEGKSLEMSGRKGIGVKADDLLDRLEEKAREQIAQRHHDLPKGELHQLAREIATAALRFFMAKATTTRVIAFDLDEALAFEGETGPYLQYSLVRARNIQRKLATAGLPATLTSAQVAALPEELWSDDLWELVHLAASGTEMVEKAAASLELSGIARHALDLAQRFHALYHHHPVLHEENVELRQVRQAAFQICYRSLKGLCELLGIAEPARM; translated from the coding sequence ATGCTGCGCCTTTGGAAGCGTTCTCTCGCCTCGTCGCTCGCGGACCGGATCCGGGAACGGACCGACGCCGATCACCTCCCCGTGGTGGAGGTCCCCCCCCGCCGAGCCCTGGGTGACCTCGCCCTGCCGGCCGCCCTCCACCTCGCCAAGGCGCTCAAGCGCCCGCCGCGCCAACTGGCTGGCGAGCTCGCCGAGGGCTGGCAGCTCCCCGACGGAGTGCGCGAGCTGCGGGTGGAAGGGGCGGGCTACCTGAACGTCTTCCTCCAGCGGTCGCGGTTCGCCGCCTCGCTGCTCGACGCTCCGGTGGTCGGCGAGGTCGCACCCCCCGAGGCCGGCAAGGTCGTCGTCGAGCACACCAACATCAACCCGAACAAGGCGGCCCACATCGGCCACCTGCGCAACGCCGTGCTCGGCGACCTGCTCGCCCGGTCGCTTCGCGCCCTCGGGCACGATGTCGAGGTGCAGAATTATATCGACGATACCGGCGTCCAGCTCGCCGACGTGGTGGTCGGCTTCATGGACGTCCAGCCCACCTCGCTCGCCGACGTCAAGGCGATCGACGAGCCGTTCGACTACGTCTGCTGGGACCTCTACGCCAGGGTCGGCAAGTGGTACGCCGAGGACCCGACGCGCGACCGCCTGCGCCGCGAGACCCTCCACGCGCTCGAGCTCGGCGAGGGCGAGCGGGCGCAGATGGGCCGCCTGATCGCCCGGCGGATCGTCCGGCGGCACCTGACGACGATGGCGCGACTGGGAATCGGCTACGACCTGCTGACCCACGAAAGCGACATCCTTTCGCTCCACTTCTTCGACACCGCCTTCGAGCTGCTCAAGGCCTCCGGCGCGGTCCGCCTCGAAGCCGACGGCAAGAACGCCGGTTGCTGGGTGATGCCGCTCGCCGACTCCGAGGAGTTCGCCGGGCTCGAGGATCCAGACAAGGTGATCGTCCGCTCCGACGGCACGGTGACCTACGTCGGCAAGGACATCGCCTACCAGCTCTGGAAGTTCGGCTTGCTCGGCCGCGACTTCGCCTACCGCTACTGGATGGACGAAGGCGTCTGGGAGACGGCGACCGAGGGAGCGGAGAACCATCCGCGATTCGGCGGTGCGGCCCGGGTGATCAACGTCATCGACGCCCGGCAGAGCTATCTGCAGAAGATCGTCCGCGCCGGCCTCGAGTCGCTCGGCCATCGCGAGGCGGCGGCGAGCTCGGTCCACTTCGCCTACGAGATGGTCTCGCTCTCCGCGGCGACCGCCCGGGCGCTCGGCTACGTCGCCGACGGCGAGGAGGGCAAGAGCCTCGAGATGTCCGGCCGCAAGGGGATCGGCGTCAAGGCCGACGATCTGCTCGACCGGCTCGAGGAGAAGGCGCGCGAGCAGATCGCCCAGCGCCACCACGACCTGCCGAAGGGGGAGCTCCACCAGCTGGCGCGCGAGATCGCCACCGCCGCCCTGCGCTTCTTCATGGCCAAGGCGACGACGACGCGCGTCATCGCCTTCGACCTCGACGAGGCGCTGGCCTTCGAGGGAGAGACGGGGCCGTATCTCCAGTACTCGCTGGTGCGGGCGCGCAATATCCAACGGAAGCTGGCGACCGCCGGCTTGCCGGCGACGCTCACCTCCGCCCAGGTGGCGGCGCTCCCCGAAGAGCTGTGGAGCGACGACCTCTGGGAGCTCGTCCACCTCGCCGCCTCCGGCACCGAGATGGTCGAGAAGGCGGCGGCCTCACTCGAGCTCTCCGGCATCGCGCGCCACGCCCTCGACCTCGCGCAGCGCTTCCATGCCCTCTACCACCACCATCCGGTGTTGCACGAGGAGAACGTCGAGCTGCGCCAGGTGCGGCAGGCCGCCTTCCAGATCTGCTACCGCAGCCTGAAGGGCCTCTGCGAGCTGCTCGGCATCGCCGAGCCGGCGCGGATGTAG
- a CDS encoding ABC transporter ATP-binding protein, with protein sequence MSAAIPGGHDAIAFAGVSKFYGEVLGVNKVDLEIQSGITALVGPNGSGKTTLMNLATGLLRPTRGLVRVLGLTTDEPERLFRAVGYCTQVDAFPRGATGLEFVRFFLRLHGFVAAEAERLAWQAIEKVGLTEAAERRVAGYSKGMRQRIKLAQAIAHDPRVLVLDEPLNGLDPLARSELLALLRELAAAGRHVVVSSHVLHEVDLIADRVVLIHGGYLVASGEVSGMRGEMAPEHPAQVRLRSGRGAELAARLFSRGVVVEARLEDDGVVVRTRDADALALAVARLVVEEGIEVEGVAPLDDDVESVYRYLIGSQGGANV encoded by the coding sequence ATGAGCGCGGCGATTCCAGGAGGCCACGACGCGATCGCCTTTGCCGGTGTCTCGAAGTTCTACGGCGAGGTGCTGGGGGTCAACAAGGTCGATCTCGAGATCCAGTCCGGGATCACCGCGCTCGTCGGTCCCAACGGTTCGGGCAAGACGACGTTGATGAACCTCGCCACCGGCCTGCTGCGCCCGACCCGCGGCTTGGTCCGGGTGCTCGGACTGACGACCGACGAGCCGGAACGGCTCTTCCGGGCGGTGGGCTATTGCACCCAGGTCGACGCCTTTCCGCGCGGGGCAACCGGGCTCGAGTTCGTCCGCTTCTTTCTCCGGCTGCACGGGTTCGTCGCCGCCGAGGCCGAGCGGTTGGCCTGGCAGGCGATCGAGAAGGTCGGCCTGACCGAGGCCGCCGAGCGGCGCGTCGCCGGCTACAGCAAGGGGATGCGGCAGCGCATCAAGCTCGCCCAGGCGATCGCCCACGATCCGCGGGTGCTGGTGCTCGACGAGCCGCTCAACGGTCTCGACCCGTTGGCGCGCTCGGAGCTGCTGGCGCTGCTGCGCGAGCTCGCGGCGGCCGGCCGGCACGTCGTCGTGTCGAGCCACGTGCTTCACGAGGTCGACCTGATCGCCGACCGCGTCGTGCTCATCCACGGGGGGTACCTCGTCGCGTCGGGCGAGGTTTCCGGAATGCGCGGCGAGATGGCGCCGGAGCACCCGGCCCAGGTGCGTCTGCGCAGCGGCCGCGGGGCCGAGCTCGCCGCCCGCCTCTTCTCTCGCGGCGTGGTCGTCGAAGCGCGGCTCGAGGACGACGGGGTGGTCGTGCGGACGCGCGACGCCGATGCCCTGGCGCTCGCCGTGGCGCGGCTGGTGGTCGAGGAGGGGATCGAGGTCGAAGGGGTCGCGCCGCTCGACGACGACGTCGAGTCGGTCTATCGCTATCTGATCGGATCCCAGGGGGGCGCCAATGTCTGA